The following nucleotide sequence is from Mytilus edulis chromosome 13, xbMytEdul2.2, whole genome shotgun sequence.
TGCTACATACAATGTCACTTACGTTCGTCATCAACAGGAGTGTTACAGATAATGTCACTAACGTTCGTAATCGACAGGAGTGCTACATACAATGTCACTTACATTCGTAATTAACAGGAGTGCTACAGACAACTTCACTTACGTTCGTAATCAACAGGAGTCCTATAGACAATGTAACTTACGTTCTTAATCAACAGGAGTCCTATAGACAATGTCACTTACGTTCGTAATCAACAGTAGTACTATAGACCATGTCACTTACGTTCGTAATCAATAGGAGTGCCACGCACATTGTCTCTTACTATCCTAATCAACTGAAGTGCTTCAGAAAATGTCACTTACGTTCGTAATCAATAGGAGTCCTATAGACAATGTAACTTACGTTCGTAATCAACAGGAGTCCTATAGACAATGTAACTTACGTTCTTAATCAACAGGAATCCTATAGACAATGTAACTTACGTTCGTAATCAACAGGAGTCCTATAGACAATGTAACTTACGTTCTTAATCAACAGGAGTCCTATAGACAATGTCACTTACGTTCGTAATCAACAGGAGCGTTCGTAATCAACAGGAGTCTTATAGACAATGTAACGTACGTTCGTAATCAACAGGAGTCCTATAGACAATGTCACTTACGTTTGTAATCAACAGGAGTCCTATAGACAATGTCACTTACGTTTGCAATCAACAGGAGTCCTATAGACAATGTAACTTACGTTTGCAATCAACAGGAGTCCTATAGACAATGTCACTTACGTTCATAATCAATAGGCGTGCTATTGACAATGTCACTTACGTTCATAATCAACAGGCGTGCTACAGACTATGTCGCCATTCATAGTGATATTGTTCTCTGACAAATAGTCCAAGAACCAGAGGTTTTCGCAGGAACAGTCCCAGCTGATGCCATACATATCTACTGAGGCAAGGCCAAAGACATTGGCAAACATGTTGTTTGGGATGGAGTGTTACAGATAATGTCACTTACGTTCGTTATAACGTGGTGTGCTACATACAATGTCACTTACGTTCGTAATAACGTGGAGTGCTACATACCATGTCACTTACGTTCGTAATCAACAGGAGTGTTACAGATAATGTCACTAACGTTCGTAATCAACAGGAGTGCTACATACAATGTCACTTACATTCGTAATCAACAGGAGTGCTACAGACAATTTCACTTACGTTCGTAATCAACAGGAGTCCTATAGACAATGTAACTTACGTTCTTAATCAACAGGAGTCCTATAGACAATGTCACTTACGTTCGTAATCAACAGTAGTACTATAGACCATGTCACTTACGTTCGTAATCAATAGGAGTGCCACGCACATTGTCTCTTACTATCCTAATCAACTGAAGTGCTTCAGAAAATGTCACTAACGTTCGTTATCAACAGGAGTCCTATAGACAATGTAACTTACGTTCGTAATCAACAGGAGTCCTATAGACAATGTAACTTACGTTCTTAATCAACAGGAGTCCTATAGACAATGTTACTTACGTTCATAATCAACAGGAGTCTCATAGACAATGTAACTTACGTTCGTAATCAACAGGAGTGCTATAGACAATGTCACTCACGTTTGTAATCAACAGGAGTCCTATAGACAATGTCAATTACGTTTGTAATCAACAGGAGTCCTATAGACAATGTAACTTACGTTCGTAATCAACAGGAGTGCTATAGACAATGTCACTTACGTTCATAATCAACAGGCGTGCTACAGACTATGTCGCCATTCATAGTGATATTGTTCTCTGATAAATAGTCCAAGAACCAGAGGTTGTCGCAGGAACAGTCCCAGCTGATGCCATACATATCTACTGAGGCGAGGCCAAAGACATTGGCAAACATGTTGTTCGGGATGGTTGTAAATGTGTTATAGTTCAGGGAAGCATAATTTAACTTTGATAACGCATAGAACATGTCGGATGTTACTGTTGATAGGTGAGCGTTTTCAATCAGCACTCGTTCAATATTTGGCATATTAAACAATGCTCCGAACGCCAATGCACCGGACGTCAGCTCTGAGTTAATAATTGCGAACTCTCCCTTAGGATTCGGTACTGTTGTCATTCGATTTACGTTCAGGTTTTTGAAACTATCAGCCACCATATTAGAAATGGATCCGCCTTGAATGTGGAATAGATTGACATCTCCAAAGTAAGAGAATGCTTCAACTGGAATGGATAGAATATCACAATTTAGAATTTCGACTTCTTCAACGTAACTGAAATCGGCAAACGCGTCTTTGTCCAAAATTAACTGCCCTCCGAAATAACACATGATATATAGGGCTGGCGCATAGTCTGGATCAAAAGTTGCTGTGTTAATACTACTGAATCCAGAAAATGCCGGTCCATTCGGTGCACTTGCTGAGATTTCGCCATCGACATCTTTCAGCATCAGTCTTTGCGGCTGCGCAGTTGTAAAGTCAGAAAATACAAGAGGCAAACTCCAACTTCTTGCGTTACAGGTGAATAAAATTGTCGATGCATCATATGTACAACCGGTAGGGTCCCCAGATGCTGATgacaaaacatatataacaaaCAGAACACGAAAATGAAGACccattgttttttgttattaaattatcTTACTATCTTCTGAGGCAATATTCCGCCATATTGAAAGCAATAcattaaaaattcatttctttaaAGGTTAAGGTATAAACTATACATAAATCCAATTAAAGCCGATTAGATAAATATTGGCACAGTGGTAAAAGTAAAGTAATTTTGAATAATAAGGTCAAaagataatatttaataaaatatacacCTCAATACGAGAGATTAAATAAACAATAGAATCGTGTTGTTTCAgaattaattcaaaattattgTAGTTTTTCAtgtacattaacatgattaagtagATAAACTCCTTATGTCGAAAATGACCTGTTTAGATATACATCCTAGTTATGGCTAGGAGTGACCTGTTTAGATATACATCCAAGTTATGGCTAGGAGTGACCTGTTTAGAAATACATCCAAGTTATGGCTAGTAGTTgttattcattgttattaaatCACATTAAAGTTATTTCAAAAGTATGTATGGCATTACAGTACTGAAGTTGAAAAAGTAGGGGATTTGATTAGAAGATCGTAAAATGCAGACGCTCTGAGTCTCTGTGTTCGCCAATTCGTCACATGCAATTGGCCTTataaagtctttagttttctgtgttgtgtcatgtgttctgttattggtctgtttgtcctttttttgttagccatggcgttgtcagtttttttccaatttattagtttgactgtccctcttttaaaagaaACTCTATCTCGTCTTAAAATTGCTGTCTCTGAGATAATCTAGTCTTGgttgtttttatcttatttttatagtATGTCTGATGTTGGCAAAACAAGTCGTAGATTTACTCTTTTGAATGGGAGCTACGTGTAGGTTGTGTTAAGCTTACTTTCATGTGTGGCGTGgattatgctcattgttgaaggctgaacaATGATCTAAAGTTACATTCAATAGTCTGTTTGTCTTGTAAAGATAATTGTgacatttgcaatcataccaagtgtataaaatatttttaaatttgatataacgTTTTTTGTAGTTATCTTCAGCTCAAACTTTTTTCTCCAATGATTGATACATGTACTAAGTATTTTTTTGCAGATTGACAGAATTTGCTGTATTTCTAACTTAATAATTATCTATATTGCAAACAGTTTGTAATGAGGATGAATACAGTATCAGTAATGTCTCTCTATTGAAGAGGTTCCCCTTCATAAATCCTTTCATATTAATCAGAAAGGCTATTTAAAATAACGAGCGGAAAGAAGTTGCAACGGGATTTTAGCTAATGCCCTACAGTTGGATGTCTTATTGTGGCTAGAaaggcttatttttttttatataaataaggccgttagtttttctcgtttgaattgttttacattgtaacttcggggccttttatagctgactatgtggtatgggctttgctcattgttgaaggccgtacggtgaccgatTAAAGTTGTTAATTCATGTGTCATTATGGTAACTTGTAGAGagttatcttattggcaatcataccacatctacttttttatatgtatatatttttttcaatgtaaaaCAGTTGTTGACTGTGAAAACTAAAGGATGTATGATAAACgtataaaacaccaaaaaaaaaatcagcaaaacaagATGCAGAAAAGATATTGAAAAATTGATTTAAGATCACagttttatttaagaaaatggTTGTGTGGACTGCAAATCTCATGCTATCTAAGGActcatttctaaattttatagACGAGAACGTGTGTGATATTGGTGTAGAGATATACCGACAATTGTAAATAGTGTACATCGTTATACTTATTCTATTGGTGGTTGGatacttttaatttataacaGTCTACTAGTGAAAGGATATTCTTGACTTCATTCTGAAGGTGTGCTCATATTGGCAGAATGGACACAGAATACAGAATGCAGATGCCTTGAACTTGCAAAGTAGTAAAATCTGTAGACATATCTTTGAGTATTTTCTTTTTGCCCGTAAAACAACATCTTTTTTCAGTTTTTGAATGATAGCGTCATCTGCATTTAAAGTGCAAATTGCAAAAATCTTCAGCACGACATTTACctaaaaatgtaagaaaaatcagTAAACCTGAGTTATTACCCCTGAAATAAAGCTTTTTCCACTAAAAGTTAAAACAGGTAAATTGCAAGAAAGATCAACAATACAAAGAGTAACGTTATTATATTACGTAACGATactcataatataaaaaaaagaaaagatgtggtatgattgccaatgagacaactgtccacaagagacattaacaattataggtcaccgtacggccttcaacaatgagcatacccaaatccgcatagtcagctataaaaggccccgataagacaatgtaaaacaattcaaacgagaaaactaatggccttatttatataagaaaatgaacgaaaaacaaatatgtaacacataaataaacgagaACCACTAAATTaccggctcctgacttgggacagacacatactacataaataatgtggcggggttaaacatgttagcgggatcccaaccctccccctaacctgggacagtggtataacagtacaacataagaacgaactataaaaaccagttgaaaaaggcttaactcatcagatggacacaaatacaagtggacgcggccgggtacttatacatcccgacacaaaaagacacaatgaacagatctgagagtactcgcagttatctgacagctatatatatatagctagttcaaagccactaacaactaataaaaaaatcatgcatcttagacttaactatcaatccgtacacatccaacatccaatggatttagtgtaaagacgctATAAACAGCCAGacaaaaacatgaccttgtgcaatgccaagttacaggtatcgacagagtgtagatccatgaatatgtatttaaggaatgactgtaatattttttcagtctatgaagaaataacataaaaaatttggtgcaaactgaataacgcgcgtagcgggttatttaacagtgtgaaccacattttttatgttatttcgaatagacagaataaatattacagtcatttcttataatttaattctaaattccattttaaaccgtagaaaaccatgaaaaatcgttgatgacgtcacggtcacatgactaaattatgtctatgggctcttaacaaaataacgtcagccaatcaaaagacgcgttacatccaaaattaaattatatgtatataacatactagtaatatttagttagcttttaatttactgataacaaaatcaatatttataccaataaaacaatattcaatgatcttattaaagTATTGAATGGGTAACCTTTTAGCCAaggtagatacaagtatcttgtcttagggagggataaatcatactttgtaaagaatcactctgattcaaacaaaaaattctctgaaaccgatattatcaagatgcttgatttcttgattgacaacatatttgtaacgttcggaggacgtgtttttcaacagactgtcggcatcccaatgagaacaaactgtgcccctctacttgccgacttatttctttattgttatgaggctgacttcatgcaggaacttcttaggaagaaagataagaagttagcaatatcctttaactctactttccgctatatagatgacgttctttcactaaacaattcaacattcggtgactatgtggaacgcatctatcccatcgaattggagataaaggatactacagatacagttaagtcggcttcatatcttgacttacatctagaaattgacaatgagggtcggttgaaaacaaaactttacgacaaaagagatgatttcagctttccaattgtgaactttccatttctaagtagcaacattccagcagcacctgcatacggggtatatatctcccaattgatacgatattcccgtgcttgcatttcctatcatgattttcttgatagagggttactgctcacaaggaagctattaaaccaagagttccaaatggtgaagttgaaatcatcccttcgtaaattttacggacgccatcacgagttggttgaccgttatggaataaccgtttcacaaatgatatcggatatgttctttacgtcgtaactacaatccccttccctttcatgaatgtgacctaccgatttagactatttaccggttatgtaatcacataagcaacacgacggggccacatgtggagcaggatctgcttacccttccggagcacctgagatcacccctagtttttggtggggttcgtgttgtttattctttagttttctatgttgtgtcatgtgtactattgtttttctgtttgtctttttcatttttagccatggcgttgtaagtttgttttagatttatgagtttgactgtccctttggtatctttcgtccctcttttttttagaataagtttatttaaaggagcgacaagtttacatggatcatttctaacgttcgggcacggttaacaacatttccgtaaaaatgaggatgtgctatcccgtttgaaaaaAGTTTTCTACaagtacaaccaaacttcaaaaccaaatctttatatctatggaaaaatttagtaaaagttttaagta
It contains:
- the LOC139501857 gene encoding uncharacterized protein, whose protein sequence is MGLHFRVLFVIYVLSSASGDPTGCTYDASTILFTCNARSWSLPLVFSDFTTAQPQRLMLKDVDGEISASAPNGPAFSGFSSINTATFDPDYAPALYIMCYFGGQLILDKDAFADFSYVEEVEILNCDILSIPVEAFSYFGDVNLFHIQGGSISNMVADSFKNLNVNRMTTVPNPKGEFAIINSELTSGALAFGALFNMPNIERVLIENAHLSTVTSDMFYALSKLNYASLNYNTFTTIPNNMFANVFGLASVDMYGISWDCSCDNLWFLDYLSENNITMNGDIVCSTPVDYEHSIPNNMFANVFGLASVDMYGISWDCSCENLWFLDYLSENNITMNGDIVCSTPVDYEHKRATKYNLDTCVTDGVCGKITGIAIGSTCVSMFELINYILLLITLVISCAALGLIIHTKRQVSDTIEPNKPEQSPSRNTSQNRIASNQREPPSLEELQAGPLPRKQTGATISNMDSIDTEA